The following is a genomic window from Devosia neptuniae.
GGCCCAGGCTTTCCTGGATCGCGTCACCCTGGTCTACAAGACCATTGGCTATGACCTCAGCTTCGGCGAAGGCCGGGTCGAGGGCGACAGCGTGATCGCCACCGGGGTCAAGGCTGGCATTGCCGGGCTCGACACGTTCGATCTTCCCACCGAAATCACCTTTTCCGGCATTACCGAGCGCGACGATGGCGGCTATCTGGTGGATGAAGTTTCCATCCCCGATGTCGATGCCGAGTTCGCCAAGAAGCCGGCCGGTCATGTGACGCTGTCCGACATCAAGCTTGAGGGCCTCTATCTGCCGGGCGGGGAAACCGTGCCGGCCGAGGCGCTGCTGCAATTGGTGACTTCGGTCAGTACCGGCCCCCTCTCGGTGACCCGTGATGGCCAGGAGGTTTTCTCCTATGCGTCCTTCCTCGCCGGCTCGACCTTTACCCCGGCACAGGGCGAACCAATCACCGACCTGACCTCGCAGATGGCCATTACCGGGCTCAATGTCGATCTCTCCACCGTCAAGGAAGAAGACCCTTCCGCCGGTGCGGTCATCGAAGCGCTGGGCCTTGAGAGCCTGTCAGGCGATATCAACCAGCACCTGACCTGGTCGATGGCCGATGGTCACATGGTGATGGACCAGTTCCTGCTCGATTTCGCCGATGTGGGCGCGCTCGACATCAATCTCGATGTCACGGGCCTGACCCCGGCGGCGCTCGAGCAGCTTTATGCGATGCAGGCGGCCGCTGCGGTGAGCGACCCGACCAGCGAAGAAGCCCAGTCGGCCCAGATGATGGCCGGCATGCAGCTGATGCAGGCGATTTCCATCGTCTCGGCCAAGGTGCGCTATGATGATGCGTCGCTCGCCGGCAAGCTGCTGGATTTCTTCGCCAGCCAGTCGGGCGGCGATCGCGCCACCTTCGTGGCCGGCATCAAGTCCATGCTGCCCACGCTGATCGACCAGAGCGGCATCCCCACGCTCAAGGATGTGGTGGTGCCCCCGGTTTCCGCGTTCCTTGATGATCCGCAGAGCCTCGAAGTGACCGTGCAGCCAGAGAACCCGACCACCCTACTGGTGCTGACCGCCGCTGCGGCCAACCCTGCCGGGCTGATCGCCGCGCTGGGCCTTGCCATCACCGCCAACGAATAATCGCTTCGGGCGGTCCGTCCAACGGGCCGCCCAAATCGTCCTAGGTGAAACCGTCACGGTTTTGCACTATATTGGCGGCATGAATGACATGACGCTCCCCGCCGCACGCAGCCTTTCCCACATTACCGATTGGGTCTTTGACCTCGACAACACGCTTTATCCGCGTGAGTGCAATCTGTTTGCGCAGATCGATGTGCGCATCACCCATTATGTGATGGACCTGACCAAGCTGGATTTCGAGGCGGCACGGGCGCTGCAAAAGACCTATTATCGTGATTTCGGCACCACGCTGAACGGGCTGATGCTGCAGCACGAGGTCGATCCCGACCATTTCCTCGCCAATGTGCATGCCATCGATTATTCCCCGGTGGCCGAGCATCCCGATTTGGTGGCGGCGATCCGCGATTTGCCGGGCCGCAAGTTCATCCTCACCAATGGCGATGTCGGCCATGCGCGCGCGGTCCTCGCCCGGCTGGGGGGCAGTGACCTGTTCGAGCATGTCTACGATATCCGCGCCATGACCTATGTGCCCAAGCCGCACCGCGAGGCCTATGCCGGGTTCTTCGCCGCCCACGGGGTCGACCCGACCAGCGCGGCGATGTTCGACGATCTGGAAAAGAACCTGGTCGTGCCGCACGAAATGGGCATGGCTACCGTCCAGGTGGTTGCCGGGCCCGACTATGCCCATGAGCAGGTCGACGCGTGGGAATTGGGCCGTGGCGACAGCGCGCATGTGCATCACGTTACGGATGACCTCGCGCGGTTTTTGCGCGAGCGGCCGTAAGGGGCACGACCTCGTGGTCGACAAGCTCACCATGAGGTCTACTTCTAGATCGTAGATGCAGTCCCACTCTCGATGTCACCCCGGCGCAGGCCGGGGCCCATCCTGATATCGGCCCGCTGCCGCAAGGTGTGTGGACGATATCGTAGGCCTGTTCGGCGATCTGGCGGCGTGCTGCACCATCTCGAGATGGGCCCCGGCCTTCGCCGGGGTGACACCGTGGTTGGGACAGGCCTCCAACCCCTACATATTGTTCAGGTGCAGAATATTGCCGTCGGGGTCCTTGAACCAGACCATTTTGAAATCGCCGGCAATGTGGATATCGCCGCGCAGATCCATGCCTTCGTAATGCTCGAAGCTGACGCCGCGGGCGCGTAGATTGGCGACGATGTCCTCGATTTCGTCGCCCACGCCCCAGACCACGGCATTGGCCTTGTTGGTGCCGGCGAAGTCGGATTTGTAAACCACCAGCCCGGTCTTGCCGGTCTTGAATTCCATGACCATGTCGTCGGACTGGATCAGGGTCAACCCCAGCACATGCTCATAGAAATGCCGGGCGCGGGCCATATCGGTTACCGCCACGATGGCGGCCGAGTCGAAATCCTTGAGCATGACGAACTCTCCGTGATTGGCTATGCTGCTCCAACGCGCCGCCCAGACTTGGGTTCATTCCCCGGCGCACCAGCCATGAAGACAATTGGATAGATGCGCCCGCGACGGAGCGGCGCAGAGGAGCTGCAGCATGGAATATCGTCGTCTTGGAAAATCGGGCCTCAAGGTCAGCGAAGTCTCGCTTGGTTCCTGGGTCACCTTCGGCAAGCAGGTCGATGAAAAGGAAGCCATGGCGCTGATGGGCCTGGCCTATGATGCGGGGATCAATTTCTTCGACAATGCGGAAGGCTATGAGGCCGGCGAATCCGAAGCCCTGATGGGCGCGGCGCTGGAAAAGCTCGGCTGGGGGCGTGACACTTATGCGGTCTCCTCCAAAGTGTTCTGGGGCGGGGAAAAGCCCACCCAGAAGGGTCTGTCGCGCAAGCATGTGACCGAAGCCTGCCACGCCGCCCTCAAGCGGTTGCGGGTCGACTATCTCGACCTCTATTTCTGCCACCGCCCCGATATCGATACCCCGATCGAGGAAACCGTGTGGGCGATGCATAACCTGATCACCCAGGGCAAAATCCTCTATTGGGGCACTTCGGAATGGAGCGCCCAGCAGTTGACTGAAGCCTGGGCCGTGGCCAAGGACCTCAAGATCACCCCGCCGGTAATGGAGCAGCCGCAATATAACCTGTTCACCCGCCAGAAGGTGGAGGGCGACTATCTCCCGCTCTATGACCTGATGGGCCTGGGTACGACCATCTGGTCCCCGCTCGCCTCCGGCGTGCTGACCGGCAAATATAATGACGGCATCCCCGCCGATAGCCGCATGAACCTGCCCGGCTATGAATGGCTCAAGCACAGCTGGGAAAGCGAAGACGGCAAGGCAAAACTGGTCAAGGTCAAGCAGCTTGCGGAACTCGCCAAGGAGATCGGCCTGCCGATCCATCACCTGGCGCTGCTGTGGTGCCTCGACAATCCGCATGTCTCGACGGTCATTCTCGGCGCGTCGCGCAAGAGCCAGCTGGAGGATAATCTGTCGGCGCTGGACGCCAAGGGCAAGCTGACCCCGGACGTGATCGAAAAGATCGAGACGATCATGGGCAACAAGCCGGCCGCGCCGCAGCGATATTAGGCGCCTGCCATCAGTGGGCCTCAGGGTGAGGCCTACTGTGGCCTCCCTTTGCAACACACCACCTTTTTCCATTCCCCGCGGCGTTCTATCATTCCCTCATGACCGACCTTCCCGGCCGCAAGCCGCCGCCTCATCCCGAAACTGCTCCCACTTTCCGCGAACGGCTGGAAAATCTGCGCCATCTCGGGCGTCTGGTCTCCCAGATCTGGCGCACCAGCCGGCCGTTGACCGCGGCCAGTATCGGGCTGCGGCTGATCGCTTCGGTGCAGCCCATCGCCATGCTTTACGTTGGCAAGCTGATCATCGATGAGGTGGTGCGGCTGACCAGCCTCTCCGCCCCCGGCCCCGGCTTTGCCGAATGGTGGGCGAGCGGCGCGCTCACCACCATAATCGGCCTCCTGGCGCTTGAGCTGGCGCTGGTGATCTTCTCCGACCTGCTCGCCCGCGCCACGGGCCTTGCCGACGCCGTGCTGTCGGAGCTGCATTCCAACCAGGTCAGCGTGGAGCTGATGACCCATGCCGCCCGGCTCGATCTGATGCATTTCGAATCCGCCGAATACCAGGACCGGCTGGAGCGCGCCCGCCGCCAGGCGGCCGGCCGCAATGCCCTGCTCAGTCAGATGTTCGGCCAGGCGCAGGATATCATCACCGTGGCGACGCTGGCGGGTGGCCTGTTCTTTTACGCGCCCTGGCTGATCCTGCTGCTGCCGCTCAGCTTCGTGCCCGCCGTGTGGGGCGAAAGCCGCTTCAATACCCTGGCCTATTTCATGAACCGCTGGCGCACGCCGGAGCGGCGGGAGCTCGAATATATCCGCTATGTCGGCTCCAGCGCCGATACGGCCAAGGAGATCAAGCTGTTCGGGCTGGGCGCCTTTCTGATCGAGCGGTTCAAGAGGCTGGCCCACACGATCTTTCTCGAAAATCGCCGGCTATCGACCCAGCGTGCCGGCTGGGGCGCTGTGTTTTCCTCGATCTCGGCGCTGACCTATTACGGGGCCTATGCCTTCATCGTCTGGCGCACCATTATCGGGGATTTTTCCATCGGCGATCTGGCGTTCCTGTCGGGCTCGTTCCTGCGGCTCAATGGCCTGTTCCAGAAAATCCTGCTCGGCTTCACCCAGATTGCCGGGCAGTCGATGTATCTCGATGATCTGTTCTCGTTCTTCGAGATCGAGCCGACCATTCTGCCGCCGGCCCATCCCAAGCCCTTCCCCCAGCCCATCGCCCAAGGCATCGTTTTCGACAATGTCGGCTTCCGCTATCCCGACACCGAGACCTGGGCCATCCGCGGGTTGTCCTTCACCCTTCATGCCGGAGAAACCCTGGCGCTGGTGGGCGAAAACGGGGCGGGCAAGACCACCATCGTCAAGCTTTTGACCCGGCTCTACGACCCCGATGAGGGGCGCATCAGTGTCGATGGCATTGACCTCAAGGACATGCGGATCGAGGATATTCACGCCCATATCGGGGTGATCTTCCAGGATTTCATCCGCTATAGCCTCTCCGCTCGTGAGAATATCGGGGTGGGGCGGATCGATGACCAGCACGATATGGACCGCATCGAAGACGCGGCCGAGCGCAGTCTTGCCGATCAGGTCATCACCAAATTGCCCGGCGGCTATGACACCCAGCTGGGGCGCCTGTTCAACAAGGGCCGCGATCTCTCCGGCGGCGAATGGCAGAAGGTCGCCATTGCCCGCGCCTATATGCGCGATGCCGATCTGATTATTCTGGACGAACCCACAGCGGCGCTGGATGCCAAGGCGGAGGCCGAAGTGTTTTCGCGGTTCAAGAGTCTGGCCAGCGGGAAGACCGCCGTGATCATCTCGCACCGGTTTTCGACGGTGCGGATGGCGGACCGGATATTGGTGCTGGAGAATGGCGCGATCCTGGAGTCCGGCTCGCATGAGCAATTGGTGGCGCTGCGTGGGCGCTATGCCGAGTTGTTCGAGTTGCAGGCGGCGGGGTATCGGTAGGGCCCCTACCCCACCCGCACCAGCACCCGGCCGTTGACCTTCCCGGCCAAAATCCGTTGCGCCGCCCCGGGCAATTCCTCAAGCCCGATTTCCTCGACCAGTTCCTCATAGCCCGCAAAATCGAACAGCTCACCCAGCCTGTTCCAGGCCGCCACTCGCGTCGCATAGGGCTGCATGACGCTATCGATGCCAATCAACGTCACCCCGCGCAGGATGAAGGGCAAGACATTGGTTTCAAGCTCGATGCCCCCGGCATTGCCGATGCTGGCGACGGCACCGCCGTAATTGACCTGCCGCAGCAGCTTGCCCAGTATTGTGCCACCGACATTGTCGATAGCCGCCGCCCAGCGTGCGCTTTCGAGCGGCTTGTCGGCACCGCCGAGAAAGGCACTGCGGTCGATGACGCTGGACGCGCCCAAAAGGCGCAGCGCACCGGAGAGTTCCGGACGTCCCGACAGCGCGGCGACCTGATAGCCCAGCCGGGCCAGTATAGACGTGGCGATCGAACCGACCCCGCCGGCCGCGCCGGTCACCAGCACTTCCCCGGCATCGGGCCGCAGTCCAGCCGCCTCCAAGCGGTCGATGGCCAGCATAGCCGTCAGCCCGGCCGTGCCGGCGATCATGGCCTGGCGGGCGGTCAGCCCATCGGGCAATGGCACGAGCCAATCGGCGCTGACACGGGCGCGCTCGGCATAGCCGCCCCATTGGGCTTCGCCTACGCGCCAGCCCGTCAGCACGACGGCCTGGCCGGGCGCATAGCGGGGATCAATGCTCTCACGCACCATGCCAGAAAAATCGATGCCGGCGACATGAGGATAGGTCCGCACCAGCCCGCCCGCGCCGGTCAGGCACAGGCCATCCTTGTAGTTGAGGCCCGCCCATTGCACGTCGATGGTCACATTGCCGTCGGGCAGGCGCGCCTCATCCACCTGCTGAACCGATGAACTGATCCGCCCATCATCCGCCTTTTCAGTCACCAGAGCGCGAAAGCTCATCGACCGCCTCCCCAGGCATTGTTGATTAATGGCACCCTGACACGTTCGCGGCGGGCGCCACAAGCTGGTGCAATAGCGCAAAGCGCCTTATCTCTTTGTTCAGCAAGCCCCCAAAGAGTGTTTCCGTGACCGCTACACCCAGTGACAGCCAGATCGCCGTGATCGCCGAAACCTATCGCCTCTTGGGCGACCCTACCCGGCTGCGGGTGCTGCTGGCGTGCCTGAGCCAACCCATTGCCGTGGGTGATATCGCCAAGGCCGTCGCCGCCTCCCCCTCGCTGGTCAGCCATCATCTGCGCCTGTTGCGCGGTGCGCGGCTGGTGCGCGGCACGCGCCGCAACAAGCAGGTGTTCTACGCGGCGGCGGACGATCACATTGCCCGCATGCTGGCCGATATGATCGAGCACGTCATGGAGGAGCATGGGCCGGGTGAGGCCGAGGACGACCGCGACACCTGACCGCAGTGTCGGCCCGGCATCGCGCTTGATTTCTACATATGAACATGTATTCATATGAAGACGAAATGAGGAGCATTGCCGATGGCAGGCACAGGACCGGCCCATAATCCGGGCATTCATGATCACGCCGAGCACGATCATGACGACCACGACCACGCGGGGCATAACCACGCTGCGGCCGGGCACGATCACGCGAGCCATGGCGATCATGACCATGCGGGCCACGATCATAGCCATGCGCCTACGGTCAGCGCCGGCAATGAAAAGGTCGTGCTGATCGGCTTTGTGCTGACGGCAACCTTCATGGTCGCCGAGGTCGTAGCGGGCGTGCTCTCCGGTTCATTGGCGCTGATCGCCGATGCCGGGCATATGCTGACTGATGCCGCCGCATTGCTGCTGGCCTGGGCGGCGTTCCGCTTTGGGCGCCGGGCTTCCGACAGCAAGCGCAGCTTTGGTTATATGCGGCTCGAAGTGGTGGCCGGGCTGGTCAATGCGCTGGCGCTGTTCGCGCTCACGGGCTGGATTTTGTATGAGGCAATCCAGCGTTTCATGACGCCCCACGAAGTGCTGGCCGGGCCGATGTTCATCGTCGCCGTGCTGGGGCTGTTCATCAATATCGCGGTGTTTTTCGTGCTGTCGCGGGGCGACAAGGAGCATG
Proteins encoded in this region:
- a CDS encoding YdgA family protein, which translates into the protein MRITKSVSLMLLAGVASVGVVQPSMALEAQAFLDRVTLVYKTIGYDLSFGEGRVEGDSVIATGVKAGIAGLDTFDLPTEITFSGITERDDGGYLVDEVSIPDVDAEFAKKPAGHVTLSDIKLEGLYLPGGETVPAEALLQLVTSVSTGPLSVTRDGQEVFSYASFLAGSTFTPAQGEPITDLTSQMAITGLNVDLSTVKEEDPSAGAVIEALGLESLSGDINQHLTWSMADGHMVMDQFLLDFADVGALDINLDVTGLTPAALEQLYAMQAAAAVSDPTSEEAQSAQMMAGMQLMQAISIVSAKVRYDDASLAGKLLDFFASQSGGDRATFVAGIKSMLPTLIDQSGIPTLKDVVVPPVSAFLDDPQSLEVTVQPENPTTLLVLTAAAANPAGLIAALGLAITANE
- a CDS encoding pyrimidine 5'-nucleotidase; protein product: MTLPAARSLSHITDWVFDLDNTLYPRECNLFAQIDVRITHYVMDLTKLDFEAARALQKTYYRDFGTTLNGLMLQHEVDPDHFLANVHAIDYSPVAEHPDLVAAIRDLPGRKFILTNGDVGHARAVLARLGGSDLFEHVYDIRAMTYVPKPHREAYAGFFAAHGVDPTSAAMFDDLEKNLVVPHEMGMATVQVVAGPDYAHEQVDAWELGRGDSAHVHHVTDDLARFLRERP
- a CDS encoding VOC family protein: MLKDFDSAAIVAVTDMARARHFYEHVLGLTLIQSDDMVMEFKTGKTGLVVYKSDFAGTNKANAVVWGVGDEIEDIVANLRARGVSFEHYEGMDLRGDIHIAGDFKMVWFKDPDGNILHLNNM
- a CDS encoding potassium channel beta subunit family protein, yielding MEYRRLGKSGLKVSEVSLGSWVTFGKQVDEKEAMALMGLAYDAGINFFDNAEGYEAGESEALMGAALEKLGWGRDTYAVSSKVFWGGEKPTQKGLSRKHVTEACHAALKRLRVDYLDLYFCHRPDIDTPIEETVWAMHNLITQGKILYWGTSEWSAQQLTEAWAVAKDLKITPPVMEQPQYNLFTRQKVEGDYLPLYDLMGLGTTIWSPLASGVLTGKYNDGIPADSRMNLPGYEWLKHSWESEDGKAKLVKVKQLAELAKEIGLPIHHLALLWCLDNPHVSTVILGASRKSQLEDNLSALDAKGKLTPDVIEKIETIMGNKPAAPQRY
- a CDS encoding ABC transporter ATP-binding protein: MTDLPGRKPPPHPETAPTFRERLENLRHLGRLVSQIWRTSRPLTAASIGLRLIASVQPIAMLYVGKLIIDEVVRLTSLSAPGPGFAEWWASGALTTIIGLLALELALVIFSDLLARATGLADAVLSELHSNQVSVELMTHAARLDLMHFESAEYQDRLERARRQAAGRNALLSQMFGQAQDIITVATLAGGLFFYAPWLILLLPLSFVPAVWGESRFNTLAYFMNRWRTPERRELEYIRYVGSSADTAKEIKLFGLGAFLIERFKRLAHTIFLENRRLSTQRAGWGAVFSSISALTYYGAYAFIVWRTIIGDFSIGDLAFLSGSFLRLNGLFQKILLGFTQIAGQSMYLDDLFSFFEIEPTILPPAHPKPFPQPIAQGIVFDNVGFRYPDTETWAIRGLSFTLHAGETLALVGENGAGKTTIVKLLTRLYDPDEGRISVDGIDLKDMRIEDIHAHIGVIFQDFIRYSLSARENIGVGRIDDQHDMDRIEDAAERSLADQVITKLPGGYDTQLGRLFNKGRDLSGGEWQKVAIARAYMRDADLIILDEPTAALDAKAEAEVFSRFKSLASGKTAVIISHRFSTVRMADRILVLENGAILESGSHEQLVALRGRYAELFELQAAGYR
- a CDS encoding acrylyl-CoA reductase family protein, which codes for MSFRALVTEKADDGRISSSVQQVDEARLPDGNVTIDVQWAGLNYKDGLCLTGAGGLVRTYPHVAGIDFSGMVRESIDPRYAPGQAVVLTGWRVGEAQWGGYAERARVSADWLVPLPDGLTARQAMIAGTAGLTAMLAIDRLEAAGLRPDAGEVLVTGAAGGVGSIATSILARLGYQVAALSGRPELSGALRLLGASSVIDRSAFLGGADKPLESARWAAAIDNVGGTILGKLLRQVNYGGAVASIGNAGGIELETNVLPFILRGVTLIGIDSVMQPYATRVAAWNRLGELFDFAGYEELVEEIGLEELPGAAQRILAGKVNGRVLVRVG
- a CDS encoding ArsR/SmtB family transcription factor, yielding MTATPSDSQIAVIAETYRLLGDPTRLRVLLACLSQPIAVGDIAKAVAASPSLVSHHLRLLRGARLVRGTRRNKQVFYAAADDHIARMLADMIEHVMEEHGPGEAEDDRDT
- a CDS encoding cation diffusion facilitator family transporter, producing MAGTGPAHNPGIHDHAEHDHDDHDHAGHNHAAAGHDHASHGDHDHAGHDHSHAPTVSAGNEKVVLIGFVLTATFMVAEVVAGVLSGSLALIADAGHMLTDAAALLLAWAAFRFGRRASDSKRSFGYMRLEVVAGLVNALALFALTGWILYEAIQRFMTPHEVLAGPMFIVAVLGLFINIAVFFVLSRGDKEHVNIRGAMLHVLGDLLGSVAAIAAAIVIWLTGWMPIDPILSVFVCLLVLRSAWKLFRGSLHILMEGTPGNVAIEDLEKSLLAAVPGLKAARHIHVWSITSGKPVATLEIVLAPGADAAATTLATKQALLGDYGITHSTIEIVWEEGKPGCALAADGVP